The sequence below is a genomic window from Lelliottia sp. JS-SCA-14.
GATACCTATTTTAGGATATAGGTTTGGGCATTATTCTTAATTTATTATGTCAAAAATAATATTTTTGCTGGCTTTGAGTCAATGCTGATAGATTAATACATCATGGTATATATAACTGCAAACATCGCTTCACAGTGGCGATAGTGCCAGGCAAGAAAAGTCTGAGATCTATTTAGGCGTAACCGCAAGGTGACGAGGTATTCAACACATTCGGATAATGTGAGTGTTTAACATTTATAAAATATAATTGTTATCTGGTATGGTCTGGATGCAGTATGGCAGTTATATTGGAATTATCTAAAATGGATTTTTTTGAAGGTCTTTGCTTATTATGAAAAGCGCGATAGCAAATGTTAAAATTGACAGTGATAACTATTATTATAAATTTGGGCTTTATCAGATGCTCGCACACATCTATCAGTTCGAAAAACCAACCCCAGGAATTAAAAAGGTGCAAGGGCAGGTAAGTATCCTTTTTAGACAAAATATTGCTAGCATAATCTATCCAGGCCCTGAACTGACATTGAATACCCTGGATATCCCGTTTGTCTGCAACACCCTCAACCTTAGCGAGATTAATGCGAAACTGGAAAAGATCATGATGGTCACGCAGTACCCTTATTTCGAGTGCGATAAACAGGTCATGTATCAACGCCTGGGTATCAAATCCTATCATCAGCTATCAGGCACAGAGTTTACTGTGCTGCGCTATTGCGGTAAGGGATTTCGCCCACGTGAAATTGCGTTAATACTCGACTGCTCAGAGAAAACGGTGAATACGCACTGTCGCAACGCGATGCGTAAAATGGGCATGTCGAAAAGAGTGGAGCTATATCAATATGCCACTCTGGTTATGTGTGATGAGGGGCGCGAAAGAGCGACACTTTGCCTCTGATAAAGAAACAACCCATGAACCTCATGGGTTGTTTCTTATTATAAGGCGTGATTAGGCTGAAAAGTGTTGATGATCTGCACATAATGTTTACGTTGATATTCTGAAAACTCTTCCAGAGAATACAGGGTGAATATCAACACTTCGCGCTCATTGTGATTAGTGGTCCCATGCCAGGGGAGTTTAATCACGGATTGTACCTGACGGACTTTTTTTCCGTCCTGTAAATAGTGATTGGCTATTTGCACGACCGGCAGCCGCGCCGGGCCAATTTCGTTTCTGAGCAGTTTTCCTTCCATCTGGAATCCCGGCAGTTTATTGCGCAACTCTTCGATTTGCGCTTCGCAGAATGCCTCTGTCTCCTGATCCTCTTCGAGCGTCGCCCGGTTAATCATAATGTTGTATTCGTTGTCATCAGGATCCCTGAACATCAGAATATTAACCGAACGGTCGAGGATGGGAGCCTGACTCAGAAAATTACCTTCAAGAAGGCTGTAGTTGGGTGTTTTCATTTAAAAAAGATGCTCGTTAACGTTGATGGGAGTAGGGCGCAGAGGAAAAACATCTATCCTCCGGTTCAGCTGTTTGCCTGCGGAAGTTGAGTTGCTGGCGAGGGGGTACGCGTCCCCTTCGCCTTTCAACACAAACTGCTGCTCGGTGGCTGGGGTGTTATGCAACAGCCAGTCGCGGACTTCCCGCGCGCGTTGCTCTGAAAGGAGCGCGTTACTTTTTTCATCGCCGCTGCTGTCCGTGTGACCGACGATCAGAAACGTGATTTCCGGATTTTTTTTGATGAGCTGCACCATCGGCTGCAGAAGTTGTTCACGTCCTTGCAGGATGGTCGCACTGCCCGAGGCAAACAGCGAAGCGTGACTTGAGGAAGAGTAGACGCTCCAGTGGGAATACTTTCCGAGCTGGGTATCAGCGATCCCGACTAATTCGCGACAGCGTGACAATCCCCAGTTCTGAAAGAAAAGCGAGGAGGCACAGTTTTTCAGCGCGGCCCGCTGAGCTTCGAGGGTATCGAGCAGGGAAAAGGTCTGACTAATGTTCTCGACCGGGGTTTGCGACAGCGAATTTATCGTGCGGGTAATGTCGTCAGCCCGCTCTTGCTCGTGATAGTGCGCATAGGTCAGGCTTGCGAAAACCAGCAGTGGCACGATGAGCAGGAATCTCGGCGTCAGCACGCGCCCCCCTGAAGAGGGTGCCGTGATGCTGCGACCGACGGGGGGCAAATCCACGGTGGCCGCAAGCGCTGGCAGAGGCGGGTAGATCTTCGCATGAGTGAGTGCGGGCAGGATCGCGAAGTGTTCCTCCAGCCAGCGTGACCATGCTCCGTGACGCGTAAAACCGGTGCCGTAATCCGCGATCATAATGCGCTTCAGCGTGGACGACGCGTGAGACAGTGCGGTGTTCAGATTCGACAGCACCTGCTCTTCGTCCATCCATTGCCAGAGCAACCGCAGCGTGGCATGGCGCTGATGCAGGAAGGCCGGGGCCCCTTCAGACTGAGGGCGCAGGTTTTCCACTGACGCGCTGGTCAGTTTTTGCTCTCCGTCGGGCGTCTCCAGCCAGATAGCAGAGTCAGGATCGTGGGTAAAACGCTCGTCGCTGCATCGCACGTACAGGGCAAAAATACAGGGCAGAGGGTCCGCCAGAATCGGTGACTGGAGGATGTTTCGCCACTCCTGTAGCGAAGAGATTGCTAGCGCCGCGCTGTCGTGGCCATCAGGAAAAAAGGGGAAAAAGAGTGTGACCTTCAGATTTTGTGGGTCCGCACCGAGCCGCGCTAATTGCCGGATCATCTCGCCCTGAGTGGCGGCACACAGCCAGAGTGCGCCGGTGGCAGAGTGCTCAATACTCCCTTTGTGTCTGGCGGAAAACCACTGGTTTACGTAGGGGCCAATTACCAGGTAGATCTGTTTTTCTACCC
It includes:
- a CDS encoding helix-turn-helix transcriptional regulator; the protein is MKSAIANVKIDSDNYYYKFGLYQMLAHIYQFEKPTPGIKKVQGQVSILFRQNIASIIYPGPELTLNTLDIPFVCNTLNLSEINAKLEKIMMVTQYPYFECDKQVMYQRLGIKSYHQLSGTEFTVLRYCGKGFRPREIALILDCSEKTVNTHCRNAMRKMGMSKRVELYQYATLVMCDEGRERATLCL
- a CDS encoding DcrB-related protein, translated to MKTPNYSLLEGNFLSQAPILDRSVNILMFRDPDDNEYNIMINRATLEEDQETEAFCEAQIEELRNKLPGFQMEGKLLRNEIGPARLPVVQIANHYLQDGKKVRQVQSVIKLPWHGTTNHNEREVLIFTLYSLEEFSEYQRKHYVQIINTFQPNHAL
- a CDS encoding OmpA family protein, which codes for MLRRSQDRYPILLVAALLLATGIYPHPAWNALFAGLTVLFFALTVREVLQNETPPSPLCEMPRVEKQIYLVIGPYVNQWFSARHKGSIEHSATGALWLCAATQGEMIRQLARLGADPQNLKVTLFFPFFPDGHDSAALAISSLQEWRNILQSPILADPLPCIFALYVRCSDERFTHDPDSAIWLETPDGEQKLTSASVENLRPQSEGAPAFLHQRHATLRLLWQWMDEEQVLSNLNTALSHASSTLKRIMIADYGTGFTRHGAWSRWLEEHFAILPALTHAKIYPPLPALAATVDLPPVGRSITAPSSGGRVLTPRFLLIVPLLVFASLTYAHYHEQERADDITRTINSLSQTPVENISQTFSLLDTLEAQRAALKNCASSLFFQNWGLSRCRELVGIADTQLGKYSHWSVYSSSSHASLFASGSATILQGREQLLQPMVQLIKKNPEITFLIVGHTDSSGDEKSNALLSEQRAREVRDWLLHNTPATEQQFVLKGEGDAYPLASNSTSAGKQLNRRIDVFPLRPTPINVNEHLF